The Rhizobium etli 8C-3 genome has a segment encoding these proteins:
- a CDS encoding LysR family transcriptional regulator yields MKNLTLRHLRATQEIARHGTIVRAANALGLTPSAVTIQLKQIEEDAGILLFDRTNDGIRPTAAGLAFIDAAQSIEERLRQLDDEVDAIKGVRTGTLALGVVSTAKYFAPNMMATFRKSHPGIAVSLAIGNRAEIITKLKNHDVDIALMGRPPRDMPLHSVGFGDHPLVMVAPPDHPLARKRDITKEEIAKEHFLVREPGSGTRISLEIFLGEIPGRLDELGTEMSSNETIKQAVMAGLGIAFISAHTIAMELEFGKLVTLDVIGMPIRRQWFSVTRTDRTISPAMSAFQVFLRERGAQCLPLFDKLYPMLQQSD; encoded by the coding sequence ATGAAGAACCTCACGCTTCGACATCTGCGTGCAACGCAGGAGATAGCACGGCACGGAACGATCGTGCGGGCAGCCAATGCTCTCGGCCTTACCCCCTCGGCCGTTACCATCCAGCTCAAGCAGATTGAGGAGGATGCGGGCATCCTCCTATTCGACCGGACAAATGACGGAATTCGACCAACGGCGGCGGGTCTTGCTTTCATCGATGCCGCCCAGTCGATCGAGGAACGGCTGCGCCAACTGGACGACGAAGTCGATGCGATCAAGGGCGTGCGCACCGGCACCCTCGCCCTCGGTGTCGTCTCGACCGCCAAATACTTCGCGCCAAACATGATGGCGACCTTCCGCAAGAGCCATCCCGGCATTGCCGTTTCGCTCGCAATCGGCAACCGGGCCGAAATCATCACAAAGCTCAAGAACCATGACGTCGACATCGCCCTGATGGGCCGTCCGCCCAGGGACATGCCGTTGCACTCGGTGGGATTCGGTGACCATCCGCTGGTGATGGTCGCGCCGCCCGACCATCCCCTGGCAAGGAAACGGGACATCACCAAAGAGGAAATCGCAAAGGAACATTTTCTTGTCCGAGAACCCGGTTCGGGCACGCGCATATCTCTGGAAATCTTCCTCGGCGAAATTCCTGGCAGGTTGGATGAACTGGGAACCGAGATGTCGTCGAACGAGACGATCAAGCAGGCCGTCATGGCGGGTCTCGGAATCGCTTTCATTTCGGCTCACACAATCGCCATGGAACTGGAGTTCGGCAAACTCGTCACGCTCGACGTCATCGGCATGCCGATCCGCAGGCAATGGTTTTCGGTAACGCGAACGGACAGAACGATCTCGCCGGCGATGAGTGCCTTTCAGGTGTTCCTGCGGGAGCGGGGAGCCCAATGCCTGCCCCTCTTCGACAAGCTTTACCCGATGCTGCAGCAATCCGATTGA
- a CDS encoding class 1 fructose-bisphosphatase → MTSSTLDSFLSSHTSSGGRHCEAAVVTIRQLAAAAVTLYSTINQGAPGRAFSRERGHVGPGGDITKDLDVLADALFIDAMREAPVSLYASEELDEAALLDPKAPLAVAIDPLDGSSNIDINVSIGTIFSILPTAGDPVGEPNASFFQKGDAQLAAGFFIYGPQLALVLSLGSGTHVFVFSSGGGVFVQVHESVIIPPRTQEFAINASNYRHWDEAVRLYVDDCLKGTEGPREKEFNMRWIAAVAADAYRILMRGGIYLYPGDTRRGYGEGRLRLVYEANPIAFLIEQAGGAATDTISRILDLMPTSLHQRVPLVFGSQREVLRISRYHTEPSNIAERAPLFSNRGLFRA, encoded by the coding sequence ATGACTTCGTCGACGCTAGACAGTTTTTTGAGTTCCCATACCAGCAGCGGGGGGCGCCATTGCGAAGCTGCCGTCGTCACCATCCGGCAGCTGGCTGCCGCTGCGGTCACGCTCTACAGCACGATCAATCAGGGTGCGCCCGGCAGGGCCTTTTCCAGAGAGCGCGGTCATGTTGGTCCAGGCGGCGACATAACAAAGGATCTCGACGTTCTGGCTGATGCCCTGTTCATCGACGCCATGCGGGAGGCGCCTGTCAGCCTCTACGCCTCCGAGGAGCTCGATGAGGCAGCTCTTCTCGATCCGAAAGCGCCGCTTGCAGTCGCCATCGATCCGCTGGACGGCTCCTCGAACATCGACATAAACGTCTCCATCGGGACGATCTTCTCCATCCTCCCAACAGCTGGTGATCCGGTCGGCGAGCCTAACGCCTCCTTCTTCCAAAAGGGAGACGCCCAGCTCGCCGCCGGCTTTTTCATCTACGGACCACAGCTTGCGCTGGTTCTCAGCCTTGGCAGCGGCACCCATGTCTTCGTCTTTTCCTCCGGTGGCGGCGTATTCGTGCAGGTCCACGAAAGCGTCATCATTCCACCGCGGACACAGGAATTCGCGATCAATGCCTCCAACTATCGTCATTGGGACGAAGCCGTAAGGCTCTATGTCGACGATTGCCTGAAGGGGACGGAAGGGCCGCGTGAGAAGGAATTCAATATGCGGTGGATCGCGGCCGTTGCTGCCGATGCTTATCGCATCCTCATGCGCGGCGGCATTTATCTCTATCCCGGCGATACGCGAAGGGGCTATGGCGAGGGTCGCCTGCGGCTGGTCTACGAGGCCAATCCGATCGCCTTCCTCATTGAGCAGGCCGGCGGAGCCGCCACCGACACGATCAGCCGTATTCTGGACCTGATGCCCACGTCACTGCACCAGCGCGTTCCGTTGGTCTTCGGCTCGCAGCGGGAGGTCTTGCGCATCTCGCGTTACCACACCGAGCCGAGCAATATTGCCGAGCGGGCGCCGCTCTTCAGCAATCGCGGTCTCTTCAGGGCCTGA
- a CDS encoding phosphoribulokinase codes for MSARHPIISITGSSGAGTTSVKRIFEQIFRRENIEAAFIEGDAFHRYDRQAMKEKVAQEERNGNPNFTHFNADANELETLEAVFEEYGRSGTGHTRTYIHDEQEAARFDVPPGSFTPWRDFPKSDLLFYEGLHGCAVTDKVNLARHADLKIGVVPVINLEWIQKIHRDREARGYSTEAVMDVILRRMPDYVRYITPQFTLTDINFQRVPIVDTSNPFIARWIPTPDESMLVIRFARPRGIDFPYLLSMIHDSFMSRANSIVVPGNKLDLAMQLILTPLIMQLIERKNRAS; via the coding sequence ATGTCCGCAAGGCATCCCATCATTTCGATTACCGGATCGTCGGGCGCCGGAACCACCTCGGTCAAGCGGATTTTCGAGCAGATCTTCCGGCGCGAGAATATCGAAGCGGCCTTCATCGAGGGAGACGCATTTCACCGCTATGACCGGCAGGCCATGAAGGAAAAGGTGGCCCAGGAGGAACGAAACGGCAATCCAAATTTCACCCATTTCAACGCAGACGCTAACGAACTGGAGACGCTCGAGGCCGTTTTCGAAGAATATGGTCGCAGCGGCACGGGCCACACACGGACCTATATCCACGATGAACAGGAGGCCGCACGTTTTGACGTCCCCCCGGGCAGCTTCACGCCATGGCGCGATTTTCCCAAAAGCGACCTGCTCTTTTATGAAGGGCTGCATGGATGCGCGGTGACGGACAAGGTCAATCTCGCCCGTCACGCCGACCTGAAGATCGGCGTCGTGCCTGTCATCAATCTCGAATGGATCCAGAAGATCCACCGTGATCGCGAAGCGCGCGGCTATTCCACGGAAGCGGTCATGGACGTCATCTTGCGGCGCATGCCCGACTATGTACGTTACATCACGCCGCAGTTCACGCTGACCGATATCAATTTCCAGCGGGTGCCGATCGTCGACACATCCAACCCGTTCATCGCCCGCTGGATTCCGACGCCTGACGAATCGATGCTCGTCATCCGCTTCGCCAGACCGCGCGGCATCGATTTCCCCTATCTGCTGTCGATGATCCACGACTCGTTCATGTCGCGCGCCAATTCCATCGTGGTGCCGGGAAACAAGCTCGATCTCGCCATGCAGCTGATCCTGACACCCCTGATCATGCAACTGATCGAACGCAAAAACCGCGCCTCATGA
- the tkt gene encoding transketolase codes for MNTQLQTQDIIESAIITEQDMADAIRALAMDGVQKANSGHPGMPMGMADVATVLFSRFIKIDPSHPDWPDRDRFVLSAGHGSMLQYALHYLIGYEDMTVEELQRFRQLGARTAGHPEYGHALGIETTTGPLGQGIATAVGMALAERVSNARYGDGVVDHYTYVIAGDGCLQEGISHEAIDLAGHLKLSRLIVFWDNNSISIDGPTSLSTSMNQLARFQAAGFDVQEIDGHDFDAIGRAIARARASNKPSLISCRTIIGKGAPNLQGSEKTHGAPLGEAEVAAARHALKWRSAPFEVPEAILERWRDAAARGAAERVKWLNRVASAPEGAAFLRTVDRQIDTSLFDELAEFRKTHQAKATKVATRKASEMVLGIINAATDLTIGGSADLTHSNLTLTAGMEPIKPGSYAGRYIHYGIREHAMSAAMNGLALHGGFIPYGGTFLVFSDYARGAIRLSALMGQQVIYVMTHDSIGLGEDGPTHQPIEHLAMLRATPNLNVYRPCDIIETAECWEQALKDCNRPSVIVLSRQNLPMCRSANSEENRSARGAYILRATSQPSPVTLLATGSEVEIACVAADMLSAEHGIGAKVVSMPCWELFERQPSEYRQAVLGTAPRIGIEAAARLGWDRYLGNGGIFIGMEGFGASAPAAALYEHFAITPKAVVEAALRLAA; via the coding sequence ATGAACACGCAACTCCAGACGCAGGACATTATCGAGTCTGCTATCATAACGGAACAAGACATGGCCGATGCAATCAGAGCGCTTGCCATGGATGGTGTTCAAAAAGCCAACTCCGGCCATCCTGGCATGCCGATGGGCATGGCCGACGTCGCAACCGTGCTGTTCAGCCGCTTCATCAAGATCGATCCTTCGCACCCCGATTGGCCCGATCGCGATCGCTTCGTTCTTTCGGCCGGCCATGGTTCGATGCTGCAATATGCGCTTCACTACCTGATCGGCTATGAGGACATGACGGTTGAGGAGCTGCAGCGCTTCCGCCAGCTTGGCGCCAGGACTGCCGGGCATCCCGAGTACGGTCACGCCCTCGGCATCGAGACGACCACTGGTCCATTGGGCCAGGGTATCGCAACGGCGGTCGGAATGGCGCTTGCAGAGCGCGTTTCCAATGCGCGCTATGGCGACGGGGTCGTTGATCACTATACCTATGTCATTGCCGGTGACGGATGCCTGCAGGAGGGCATCAGCCATGAAGCGATTGACCTTGCCGGCCATTTGAAGCTGTCGCGGCTGATCGTGTTCTGGGACAACAATTCCATCTCGATCGACGGTCCCACCAGCCTCTCGACCTCGATGAACCAGCTTGCACGCTTCCAGGCGGCGGGCTTCGACGTGCAGGAGATCGATGGGCACGATTTCGATGCGATCGGCCGGGCGATTGCGCGGGCAAGGGCTTCGAACAAGCCGTCGCTCATTTCCTGCCGTACAATCATCGGCAAGGGCGCCCCAAATCTTCAGGGGTCGGAGAAGACGCATGGCGCGCCACTTGGCGAAGCCGAAGTTGCCGCGGCACGACACGCCTTGAAATGGAGATCGGCGCCGTTCGAGGTTCCTGAGGCTATCTTGGAGCGCTGGCGCGATGCGGCTGCACGCGGGGCAGCCGAGCGGGTCAAATGGCTTAATCGCGTTGCCTCCGCTCCCGAAGGCGCCGCCTTCCTGAGAACCGTCGATCGTCAGATCGACACGTCACTGTTCGATGAACTTGCCGAGTTTCGTAAAACGCACCAGGCCAAGGCGACCAAGGTCGCCACGCGCAAGGCCTCCGAGATGGTTCTTGGCATCATCAACGCCGCGACGGATCTGACGATCGGCGGCTCGGCGGACCTGACCCATTCCAACCTGACGCTTACCGCGGGAATGGAGCCGATCAAGCCGGGAAGTTACGCCGGCCGCTATATTCATTATGGCATCCGCGAACACGCAATGTCGGCTGCGATGAACGGCCTTGCCCTGCATGGCGGGTTCATTCCCTATGGCGGCACATTTCTCGTCTTCTCCGACTACGCGCGCGGCGCCATCCGCCTTTCGGCGCTCATGGGCCAGCAGGTCATCTACGTCATGACGCATGACTCGATCGGCCTTGGAGAAGACGGGCCGACCCATCAACCGATCGAGCACTTGGCAATGCTGCGGGCGACACCCAACTTGAACGTCTATCGTCCGTGCGACATCATCGAGACGGCCGAATGTTGGGAACAGGCCCTCAAGGACTGCAATCGTCCGAGCGTGATTGTGCTGTCGCGGCAGAACCTGCCAATGTGTCGTTCGGCCAATAGCGAAGAAAACCGTTCTGCGCGTGGAGCCTACATCCTGCGCGCGACCTCGCAACCATCCCCCGTCACGCTCCTCGCGACCGGTTCCGAGGTCGAAATTGCCTGCGTTGCTGCCGACATGCTTTCAGCCGAACACGGCATCGGGGCGAAGGTGGTGTCCATGCCGTGCTGGGAGCTATTCGAACGGCAGCCGTCAGAATACCGACAGGCAGTGCTCGGAACGGCTCCGCGGATCGGCATCGAAGCGGCGGCCCGTCTCGGTTGGGATCGATATCTCGGAAACGGTGGCATTTTCATCGGCATGGAGGGCTTTGGTGCCAGCGCTCCTGCCGCCGCACTCTATGAGCATTTCGCCATCACCCCCAAAGCCGTCGTGGAGGCGGCGCTGAGACTTGCGGCCTGA
- the fba gene encoding class II fructose-bisphosphate aldolase (catalyzes the reversible aldol condensation of dihydroxyacetonephosphate and glyceraldehyde 3-phosphate in the Calvin cycle, glycolysis, and/or gluconeogenesis) — protein MARIALRQLLDHAAEYGYGVPAFNINNMEQGLAVMEAAASCDAPVILQASKGARAYAKDIMLARMIEALSEIYPAIPICVHQDHGSDEATCMSAIRHGFTSVMMDGSLEADAKTPSSYEYNVAITERVTRIAHWLGVSVEGELGVLGSLESGTGAAEDGHGAEGALSHEQLLTDPDQAVDFVARTGVDALAIACGTSHGAYKFTRAPDGDILAMGVIQAIHLKLPNTHLVMHGSSSVPQEMQDVINRFGGRMPQTYGVPVEEIERGIRNGVRKINIDTDCRMAMAGQFRKIASEHPEEFDPRKFLKPAMDALRNLCRDRFERFGTAGNASRIKVIALDEMAKRYAAGELDPTTTPAKAA, from the coding sequence ATGGCCCGCATCGCATTACGCCAGCTGCTCGATCATGCAGCGGAATACGGTTATGGCGTTCCCGCCTTCAACATCAACAATATGGAGCAGGGGCTTGCGGTTATGGAGGCGGCTGCCTCCTGTGACGCTCCCGTTATTCTCCAGGCCTCCAAGGGTGCCCGCGCCTATGCAAAGGACATCATGCTGGCGCGCATGATCGAGGCACTGTCGGAGATTTATCCGGCCATTCCCATCTGCGTCCATCAGGACCACGGTAGCGACGAGGCGACCTGCATGTCGGCGATACGCCACGGCTTCACCTCGGTGATGATGGATGGCTCTCTCGAAGCGGATGCCAAAACACCTTCGTCTTATGAGTATAATGTCGCAATTACCGAACGGGTCACGCGCATTGCCCATTGGCTGGGCGTATCTGTCGAGGGGGAGCTGGGTGTCCTTGGTTCGCTTGAGAGCGGCACCGGAGCTGCCGAGGACGGTCATGGGGCTGAAGGTGCTCTGTCACATGAGCAGCTTCTGACGGACCCTGACCAGGCCGTCGATTTTGTCGCGCGCACCGGTGTCGATGCGCTGGCGATCGCCTGCGGCACATCTCATGGCGCCTACAAGTTCACCAGGGCGCCGGACGGCGATATTCTGGCGATGGGCGTCATTCAGGCAATCCACCTCAAGCTGCCGAACACGCATCTCGTCATGCACGGCTCATCCTCGGTCCCGCAGGAAATGCAGGATGTCATCAACCGCTTCGGAGGTCGGATGCCGCAAACCTACGGCGTGCCGGTCGAGGAGATCGAGCGCGGCATTCGCAATGGGGTCCGCAAGATCAACATCGATACCGATTGTCGCATGGCGATGGCGGGGCAGTTTCGAAAAATCGCCTCAGAGCATCCTGAGGAATTCGATCCGCGAAAATTCCTGAAACCGGCCATGGATGCCCTGCGCAATCTCTGCCGTGACCGCTTCGAACGTTTCGGCACGGCGGGCAACGCCTCACGAATCAAGGTCATTGCCTTGGATGAAATGGCAAAACGCTATGCCGCCGGCGAACTCGATCCGACAACCACACCAGCCAAAGCCGCCTGA
- a CDS encoding form I ribulose bisphosphate carboxylase large subunit: MANKSQTVTGAERYRSGVMEYKKMGYWEPDYEPKDTDIIALFRITPQDGVDPVEAAAAVAGESSTATWTVVWTDRLTATEKYRAKAYRLDPVPNAQGQYFAYIAYDLDLFEPGSIANVSASIIGNVFGFKPLKALRLEDMRFPVAYVKTFQGPATGIVVERERLDKFGRPLLGATVKPKLGLSGRNYGRVVYEALKGGLDFTKDDENINSQPFMHWRERFLYCMEAVNKAQAETGEIKGTYLNVTAATMEDMYERAEFAKEIGSVIVMIDLVIGYTAIQSMAKWARRNDMILHLHRAGHSTYTRQKTHGVSFRVIAKWMRLAGVDHIHAGTVVGKLEGDPATTRGYYDVCREGFNPMRLENGIFFDQDWASLNRMMPVASGGIHAGQMHQLLDLLGEDVVLQFGGGTIGHPMGIAAGATANRVALECMVLARNEGREIVHEGPEILREAARHCQPLQQALDVWKDVTFNYTSTDTPDFVPTATAAE; this comes from the coding sequence ATGGCCAATAAATCGCAAACCGTCACAGGTGCGGAACGTTACAGATCTGGCGTGATGGAATACAAAAAAATGGGCTACTGGGAGCCTGATTACGAGCCGAAGGATACCGATATCATCGCGCTCTTCCGCATCACGCCGCAAGACGGCGTCGATCCTGTCGAGGCAGCAGCAGCCGTCGCCGGCGAATCTTCGACCGCCACCTGGACGGTCGTGTGGACCGACCGGCTGACGGCAACCGAGAAATATCGTGCAAAGGCCTACAGGCTCGATCCTGTGCCAAATGCACAGGGTCAGTATTTCGCCTATATCGCCTATGATCTCGACCTGTTCGAGCCGGGCTCGATTGCCAACGTGAGCGCATCGATCATCGGCAACGTCTTCGGCTTCAAGCCGCTGAAGGCATTACGATTGGAAGACATGCGGTTTCCGGTCGCCTATGTGAAGACCTTCCAGGGACCTGCGACCGGCATCGTCGTCGAGCGCGAGCGGCTGGACAAGTTCGGTCGCCCGCTGCTTGGGGCGACTGTGAAACCGAAGCTCGGCCTTTCGGGTCGCAACTACGGTCGCGTGGTCTATGAAGCGTTGAAGGGCGGATTGGATTTCACAAAGGATGACGAAAACATCAACTCGCAGCCTTTCATGCACTGGCGCGAACGCTTTCTCTACTGCATGGAGGCGGTCAACAAGGCCCAGGCCGAGACGGGCGAAATCAAGGGAACATATTTGAACGTCACGGCAGCCACCATGGAGGACATGTACGAGCGGGCAGAATTTGCCAAAGAGATTGGATCGGTCATCGTCATGATCGATCTCGTCATCGGCTACACCGCGATCCAATCCATGGCAAAATGGGCGCGACGCAACGACATGATCCTGCACCTTCATCGCGCCGGTCACTCGACATATACGCGCCAGAAGACACATGGCGTGTCATTCCGAGTGATCGCCAAGTGGATGCGCCTTGCAGGGGTAGACCACATTCACGCCGGAACCGTTGTCGGCAAGCTGGAGGGCGATCCCGCAACAACACGCGGCTACTACGACGTCTGCCGCGAAGGCTTCAACCCGATGCGTTTGGAAAACGGCATCTTCTTCGACCAGGATTGGGCCTCTCTCAACCGCATGATGCCCGTTGCTTCCGGTGGCATCCACGCAGGGCAGATGCATCAGCTCCTGGACCTTCTTGGTGAAGATGTCGTGCTGCAGTTCGGCGGCGGCACCATTGGCCATCCCATGGGCATAGCCGCCGGCGCCACGGCCAACCGCGTTGCGCTTGAATGTATGGTGCTCGCCCGCAACGAGGGACGGGAGATTGTGCATGAAGGACCGGAGATCCTGCGCGAGGCGGCGCGCCACTGCCAGCCATTGCAGCAGGCCCTCGACGTCTGGAAGGACGTGACCTTCAACTACACCTCGACCGACACGCCGGATTTCGTACCGACGGCCACAGCAGCAGAATAG
- a CDS encoding ribulose bisphosphate carboxylase small subunit, with the protein MHITQGAFSFLPPLTDEQIARQAQYCIDNGWATSLEFTDDPHPRNTYWDMWGHPMFDNADAAALIMELHECRKVYGDRYIRLVAFDSSHGWESVRLSFIVNRPAQEPGFRLERQEAAGRRLHYTTRSYAANRPAGERYG; encoded by the coding sequence ATGCATATCACCCAGGGAGCATTCTCGTTCCTGCCGCCGCTGACGGACGAGCAGATCGCCCGGCAGGCGCAATACTGCATCGATAACGGCTGGGCGACGAGCCTCGAATTCACCGATGATCCCCATCCCCGCAATACCTATTGGGACATGTGGGGCCATCCGATGTTCGACAACGCTGACGCAGCCGCGCTGATAATGGAGCTTCACGAGTGCCGGAAGGTCTATGGCGACCGCTACATCCGCCTCGTCGCCTTCGACAGCAGCCACGGATGGGAGTCCGTTCGCCTCTCCTTCATCGTCAATCGTCCGGCGCAAGAGCCGGGGTTCCGGCTTGAGCGGCAGGAGGCGGCCGGCAGACGGCTCCATTACACCACGCGTTCCTATGCGGCAAACCGGCCGGCGGGAGAACGTTATGGCTGA